A window from Centropristis striata isolate RG_2023a ecotype Rhode Island chromosome 2, C.striata_1.0, whole genome shotgun sequence encodes these proteins:
- the LOC131984673 gene encoding serine protease 23-like isoform X2 produces MRAPRPSYWDLRRLLAYETLHSNGHLTETAIGIYGYNPSPSTSPAYSSGSSGKAERSHVRRKRQIFGHDGRFSIAGQNFLLKYPFSVAVKLSTGCSGTLVGDRHVLTAAHCVHDGKNYVKGAQKLRVGFLKTKQRDTQSSPFYLPSNFTNHVEGGAVPYAPPTNDKMKFQWIRAKRTHVPKGWIKGNANDIGMDYDYALLELKKPHKRRHMKLGVSPPAQRLPGRRVHFSGFDNDRPGKLVYRFCRAGEETSDLLYQHCDAQPGASGSGVYARMWDGRRRRWERKVIGVFSGHQWVERQGASHEFNVAVRITPLKYAQICYWIKGNFVDCREG; encoded by the coding sequence ATGAGGGCCCCTCGCCCCAGCTACTGGGACCTGCGCCGTCTTCTTGCGTATGAGACACTCCACTCCAATGGTCATCTTACGGAGACTGCCATTGGGATCTACGGCTACAACCCCAGTCCGAGCACCAGCCCGGCCTACTCCTCTGGGTCGTCTGGGAAAGCTGAGCGCTCCCATGTCAGGCGGAAGCGACAGATCTTCGGCCATGATGGACGTTTCAGCATTGCTGGGCAGAACTTCCTGCTGAAATATCCATTCTCTGTGGCGGTCAAACTGTCCACTGGGTGTTCTGGGACATTGGTGGGAGACCGTCATGTTCTCACAGCTGCTCATTGTGTTCATGATGGTAAAAACTATGTGAAAGGAGCCCAGAAGCTGCGGGTCGGGTTTCTAAAAACCAAGCAACGAGACACACAGTCTTCTCCGTTTTACCTTCCTTCCAACTTCACCAACCATGTGGAAGGTGGCGCTGTTCCTTACGCCCCGCCAACCAATGACAAAATGAAGTTCCAGTGGATCCGAGCTAAGCGCACCCATGTGCCCAAAGGATGGATTAAAGGGAACGCCAATGACATTGGGATGGACTATGACTACGCTTTGCTTGAACTCAAGAAACCCCACAAACGGCGCCACATGAAGTTAGGAGTCAGCCCCCCGGCTCAGAGGCTGCCCGGTCGGCGAGTCCACTTCTCAGGATTTGATAACGACCGCCCGGGCAAGCTGGTGTATCGCTTCTGTCGGGCCGGCGAGGAGACGTCAGACCTGCTCTACCAGCACTGCGATGCTCAGCCAGGCGCCAGCGGGTCAGGAGTCTACGCCCGGATGTGGGACGGGCGGCGCCGGCGCTGGGAGCGGAAGGTGATAGGTGTGTTTTCTGGGCATCAGTGGGTGGAGCGACAAGGGGCGTCTCACGAATTTAATGTAGCGGTGAGAATCACGCCTCTGaaatacgctcagatctgctaCTGGATAAAAGGAAACTTTGTGGACTGCAGAGAAGGATGA
- the LOC131984673 gene encoding serine protease 23-like isoform X1, with protein sequence MHSRFTSLLFLLFLPPVFSSSSSSSRPQWVLQRVPVVLPQHTEPRSAPHFLSPASLNVSSTCDPECHMRAPRPSYWDLRRLLAYETLHSNGHLTETAIGIYGYNPSPSTSPAYSSGSSGKAERSHVRRKRQIFGHDGRFSIAGQNFLLKYPFSVAVKLSTGCSGTLVGDRHVLTAAHCVHDGKNYVKGAQKLRVGFLKTKQRDTQSSPFYLPSNFTNHVEGGAVPYAPPTNDKMKFQWIRAKRTHVPKGWIKGNANDIGMDYDYALLELKKPHKRRHMKLGVSPPAQRLPGRRVHFSGFDNDRPGKLVYRFCRAGEETSDLLYQHCDAQPGASGSGVYARMWDGRRRRWERKVIGVFSGHQWVERQGASHEFNVAVRITPLKYAQICYWIKGNFVDCREG encoded by the exons ATGCACTCCCG GTTCACCTCCCTTCTatttctcctcttccttccccctgttttttcctcctcctcctcctcctcccgcccCCAGTGGGTTCTCCAGCGTGTCCCTGTGGTCCTCCCACAGCACACGGAGCCTCGATCGGCCCCTCACTTCCTGTCTCCAGCCAGTTTGAATGTCAGCTCGACCTGTGACCCAGAATGCCACATGAGGGCCCCTCGCCCCAGCTACTGGGACCTGCGCCGTCTTCTTGCGTATGAGACACTCCACTCCAATGGTCATCTTACGGAGACTGCCATTGGGATCTACGGCTACAACCCCAGTCCGAGCACCAGCCCGGCCTACTCCTCTGGGTCGTCTGGGAAAGCTGAGCGCTCCCATGTCAGGCGGAAGCGACAGATCTTCGGCCATGATGGACGTTTCAGCATTGCTGGGCAGAACTTCCTGCTGAAATATCCATTCTCTGTGGCGGTCAAACTGTCCACTGGGTGTTCTGGGACATTGGTGGGAGACCGTCATGTTCTCACAGCTGCTCATTGTGTTCATGATGGTAAAAACTATGTGAAAGGAGCCCAGAAGCTGCGGGTCGGGTTTCTAAAAACCAAGCAACGAGACACACAGTCTTCTCCGTTTTACCTTCCTTCCAACTTCACCAACCATGTGGAAGGTGGCGCTGTTCCTTACGCCCCGCCAACCAATGACAAAATGAAGTTCCAGTGGATCCGAGCTAAGCGCACCCATGTGCCCAAAGGATGGATTAAAGGGAACGCCAATGACATTGGGATGGACTATGACTACGCTTTGCTTGAACTCAAGAAACCCCACAAACGGCGCCACATGAAGTTAGGAGTCAGCCCCCCGGCTCAGAGGCTGCCCGGTCGGCGAGTCCACTTCTCAGGATTTGATAACGACCGCCCGGGCAAGCTGGTGTATCGCTTCTGTCGGGCCGGCGAGGAGACGTCAGACCTGCTCTACCAGCACTGCGATGCTCAGCCAGGCGCCAGCGGGTCAGGAGTCTACGCCCGGATGTGGGACGGGCGGCGCCGGCGCTGGGAGCGGAAGGTGATAGGTGTGTTTTCTGGGCATCAGTGGGTGGAGCGACAAGGGGCGTCTCACGAATTTAATGTAGCGGTGAGAATCACGCCTCTGaaatacgctcagatctgctaCTGGATAAAAGGAAACTTTGTGGACTGCAGAGAAGGATGA